A part of Salvelinus alpinus chromosome 5, SLU_Salpinus.1, whole genome shotgun sequence genomic DNA contains:
- the LOC139576784 gene encoding homeobox protein Nkx-6.3-like → MDPNIPGSFLFNNSLNQFSSDLKTPVCQFSVPNSFCKLNPGLNSQLQAAGTAQGISNILSRSMMGATGTTTLLSGYPTMGGFGTVDPGVYYSCADYNPSLGSFTKPGTECPMKGRSGSCWAESGCEWRGGRQQCTDNSGHLGDMSGRKKHTRPTFSGHQIFALEKTFEQTKYLAGPERARLAYSLGMTESQVKVWFQNRRTKWRKKSASEPSSTQATQGEHGGEISENEVEDEEYNKPLDPDSDDEKIRLLLRKHRRAFSVLHLGPHHV, encoded by the exons ATGGATCCCAACATACCGGGGTCTTTCCTGTTTAACAACAGCCTGAACCAATTCTCCTCGGACTTAAAGACACCTGTGTGTCAGTTCTCAGTGCCCAACTCCTTCTGCAAGCTCAACCCAGGCCTGAACAGCCAGCTGCAGGCAGCGGGCACAGCCCAAGGCATTAGCAACATTCTCAGCCGTTCCATGATGGGCGCTACAGGCACCACCACCCTGCTCTCTGGATACCCCACCATGGGGGGCTTTGGCACTGTGGACCCAGGGGTCTACTACAGCTGTGCAGACTATAACCCCTCCCTGGGCAGCTTCACCAAGCCTGGCACTGAGTGCCCCATGAAGGGTCGCAGTGGCAGTTGCTGGGCAGAGAGCGGGTgcgagtggagaggagggaggcagcAGTGCACAGACA ACAGTGGGCATCTAGGAGATATGTCAGGCAGGAAGAAGCACACCAGACCTACATTCAGTGGACATCAGATATTTGCCCTGGAGAAAACCTTTGAGCAGACCAAGTACTTGGCCGGGCCAGAGAGAGCTAGACTGGCCTACTCCCTGGGCATGACAGAGTCACAAGTCAAG GTGTGGTTCCAGAACCGACGCACCAAGTGGAGGAAGAAGAGTGCCTCAGAGCCTAGCTCCACCCAGGCCACACAGGGTGAGCATGGAGGAGAGATTTCGGAGAACGAGGTGGAGGATGAGGAGTACAACAAGCCTCTGGACCCCGACTCAGACGACGAGAAGATACGACTGCTGCTGCGTAAACACCGCCGGGCTTTCTCTGTACTCCACCTTGGACCACACCACGTCTGA
- the LOC139576783 gene encoding E3 ubiquitin-protein ligase NEURL3-like encodes MHYITEDTKSNMYKMISRSLELEPAHVCGPRCLGPLTFHREAVGALVSLSQGARRADRTGDTFRHGLVFSSRPIRPQERVRLRVEQCGLNWCGAMRIGFTTVPPIARALPSMAIPDLTDIPGHWAAPVPEMCCLAGSELEFWVSYGGTLYFRNANGRQHKLLEGVDLSWPLWAMFDVYGQTCSVLLLGSEKKYFLCNRKSCPAPQRHSSCSAHQRHASLNVDTYVNVKQICHDRHERYLLPCPANKQTSNCESVEDCAVCMSQKACISLRCGHQCLCLQCATRVIQEFGSCPLCRQNIKN; translated from the exons ATGCATTACATTACAGAGGATACGAAGAGCAACATGTATAAGATGATCAGCAGAAGCCTTG AGCTTGAGCCAGCACATGTTTGTGGACCTCGCTGCCTGGGCCCCTTGACTTTCCATAGGGAGGCGGTGGGGGCTTTGGTGAGCCTGAGCCAGGGGGCTAGACGGGCAGACAGGACTGGGGACACCTTCAGACATGGCCTGGTGTTCAGCAGCCGCCCGATACGGCCCCAGGAGAGGGTGCGTCTGCGAGTGGAACAGTGTGGGCTGAACTGGTGTGGAGCCATGCGTATAGGCTTCACCACTGTACCTCCAATTGCCAGAGCCTTGCCCTCCATGGCCATCCCAGACCTCACAGACATCCCTGGTCACTGGGCCGCTCCTGTGCCTGAGATGTGCTGCCTGGCAGGCTCAGAGCTGGAGTTCTGGGTCTCCTATGGCGGTACATTGTATTTCAGGAATGCCAACGGCCGACAACACAAACTGCTGGAGGGAGTAGACCTCAGCTGGCCCCTGTGGGCCATGTTTGACGTGTATGGGCAGACCTGTTCTGTGCTCTTACTGG GTTCGGAGAAGAAATACTTTTTGTGTAATCGGAAATCCTGTCCTGCTCCTCAACGGCATTCCTCTTGTTCTGCTCATCAGAGACATGCCTCGCTCAATGTAGACACATATGTGAATGTGAAGCAAATTTGTCATGACAGGCATGAGAGATATCTTCTTCCATGTCCAGCCAATAAGCAGACATCAA ACTGTGAGAGTGTAGAGGACTGCGCAGTGTGTATGAGCCAGAAGGCCTGTATCAGCCTGCGGTGTGGCCATCAGTGCCTGTGTCTCCAGTGTGCCACCAGAGTGATCCAAGAGTTTGGATCCTGCCCTCTGTGTCGCCAGAACATCAAGAACTAA